Genomic window (Thomasclavelia spiroformis DSM 1552):
TCATTTACATCTTTTATACCTAACCCCCGTATATAACCGTCACTTTGCCCATGTGCACAAGCGTCTATTAGCAATATATTCCATGAAGGATAACGTTCTTTAAAAAAAGGAACATATAAAGACATATCTTTCGCTTCTAATGCAAAAGGATGTAAAATTATTAAAGTTTTTGTAGCACTTGTTTCTTCAACTAAAATTCCTCTTAATCGAATATCTTGTTTATTCTTTATATATATACTTTTACTTCTATATTTTGTTTCTAAAATACTTGGTTTATCATCATCTTTATGATGACGATATATTATTGATTTAACAGTTCGATTAACAAACATATTTAAAGCTCCTGCTCCTGATGCTAATCCCGCTAAAACTGCTAAAGAAGTAACTACTTTTTTTCCTTTATTATTCATTTTTTCCATACTCCTTATAATTTTCCATTAATAATCTATTTATATTGCTTACTTGCTCAAATGAGCTTAAGCGATATTCATCATGCTCCATTCTACCTGCATAAAATCTAATGGCTTTTTCCAATTCTTCTCGTATTTTTTCATGATATTCTTTAGGAAATGTTGAAATTGGAAAACAAACAAAAACAAATGTATTATAGTCTTTCGAAAATAAATTAATTAATAAATCATATCCTTCGCTTCTTACTATTGAATTACCGATTGCTAATTGTAAATCATGATTTGCAAATGTTAACATATCATTCATGACAAATCTTATTACATCCATTGATGCTTCTTTAAATGCTTCATGATCACTTTCAAAAATAGCTTTTAAATATGCAACTACAATATTTTTATCTTTATTATTATCTTTAAGATAATTATCTACATATTTAAAAATTGCCTTAGTTACTCTATAATGAGATAATACTAAATTTCCAAAATCAGTCATGATTGCAAAAGCAAATCTTTGAGATGTACATAACTTCCAAATTGCTTCCAATAAATATTCTTTAACTTGATCATAAAAAACATCAAGTTTTTCAAAAACCATCCTAATAATTCTTCTAAAATAATATAAATGAAATTGATATTGAGTATCTAAATATTTTGCCGTCGTTCCATCCCATTCATATTCATATAAAATTTTATCAAGTAATAAATTAACTGAATCAATAAATTTTCTATAATTTTTCATTTTCATTAGCTTTTCTAAATATGGCATAAATATTTCATAAAATTCATCTATTGTTTCTTGATTAATACCTCTATGATATTCTAAATAATCAAGGATATTTCGATAATCTAAAGGTTCTAACATTATTTCTGTGTTTTTACTATCAATATATTCTTGGAAATCATCACATTTTAAAATCGTATGATATTCATTAATATATAATATTTGTTTTAAAGCATCTTTAGTAATATATTCTTCTTCCTGTTCATGAAGATCCACTGAAAACACACTTTTTATTTCTGAACCAGAATAATCTAATGTTAAAAATACATTAATCTCTCTAAATTGAATATCTCTAATATAGTAATGAAATTTATGTTCATATTGTTTTGTTTGAACACAACTATGACATCTATATTTTCCCTGATAATTACTTTTATGTTCTTCTAAATATTTGTGAATACAGACATGCATCATATTTTCACCCCCCTTATAGGAATATTTTACCACTTATAATAAAATATTAAAACTAATAAAAATATCAACTTTATATATTAGTTTTTTGTTACTAATTGAGAGTTATAATTAAATTATATACATTATTTTTAGATAATATGCCTTTTCATTTATTATAATTAAATTTTTTGTATTTAAAAATTCTAATCATAAAATACCTCATATAAATATAATCCTTGTGGTTTTGCTTTAAATAAGCATTTTTCTTTACCTTTACTATCTAAAAATTCTTGTAATCTTTTTTTTGTTATTCTTTTAGCACCGACTTGTATCAAACCACCGACAATATGCCTTACCATATAACGTCTAAAACCGTTTCCAACTATGGTAAATGTTATAATTCCATTGTTATCTTCGATTAGTATTTTATATAATTCTCTAATTGTATTACCATATTGATCATAACTACAAAAAGATGCAAAGTCATGCTCTCCTATAAAAATATTTGCAGCATCTTTCATCAATTCTAAATCTAAGGGTCTACCATATTGATATATATAATTTGTTTCAAAAGGACTATACTCTTTTGTACTTAATAAATAACGATACTCTTTTTTTGTTGCACTATATCTACTATGAAAATCCTCGCTTACAAATAACGAATCCAATATATATATATCATTTGGTAAAAAATGATTTATTGCTCTTTTCCATTGTTTTTCAGGCATCTGTCTTAATGTATCAAAATGAAAAACTTGTTTATTTCCATGTACTTTGGCATCAGTTCTTCCTGAAGCATGAATTGTTACTTCTTCTTCACAAATCTTTTTTAATGCTTTTTGAATTTCTCCCTGAACAGTTCTTAATTTATTTTGAATTTGAAAACCATAAAATTTACTACCGTCGTAACTAACTATACATTTTACTCTAACCATTACAATATAAAACTAAGTGTTATAACACATCCTGATACTATAGCTGTAATGATGAATGCTAAAGTGTCAGTTCTCCTCCATTTTAATGTTTTATAACGTGTTCTTTTAGCTTCTGGGTTATAGTTACGACTTTCCATTGCATTTGCTAAATCTTCTGCACGCTGAAATGCTGATATAAACAATGGTATAATCAGTGAAATAATAGCTTTTATTTTATCCGTTAATTTCCCCTCGCTAAAATCTACACCTCTACTTGCTTGTGCCTTCATTATTCTTTTAGCCTCATCTAATAAATCAGGAATAAATCTTAATGCAATCGAAATCATCATTGCAAGTTCATGAGATGGAAACCCAATTTTTTTTAATGGATTCAAGAGAGCTTCAATTGCAAGTGTAAGATCCAATGGCTTTGTTGAAGAAGTTAAAATTGTAGTCATAGTAATAATTAAAACTAATCTAATAAAAATATATGCTGATTGTAATAATGCATCAGAATATATTTTTATAAAACCAAGACTAACTAACAGTTCCCCTGTTTTAATTAAGAAAATATTAAATATCATTAAAAATAACATCATAAATAACATAGGTTTAACTGCTTTTAATATGTGCTTTAAGTTAATATTTGAAATAATTGTTGTGCCTATTGTAAATATAGCCATAATGGCATAGCCTATTGATCCTGCATCAAAAAATATTGCAATTAAAAATATTAATAATGCTAATATTTTTAATCTTGGGTCTAATTGATGTATTGTTGAGTTAATTGGTATATATTTACCAAATGTAATATTATCCATTTAACTCACCTCCAATGACATTTATAAGTTCATCAATATCTTTAATTGATGAATTAATATTAAAACCGCCTTTATTTAGTTTTAAAATAAAATCTGTAATAATTGGTAAATCAATTCCTAATTCATTTAAATACTCACTATCTTTAAAGATATTTGCAACAGAATCATGTCTTTCTACTTTTCCGTGATTCATAACAACAACTTCATCACAATATTGCAAAACATGATTCATATCATGAGTTACAAGAATAATTGTTTTACCAGATTTATTTATTTTCTTAAACAAATTCATCATTTCATTCGCCCCCTGTGGATCTAATCCTGCAGTTGGCTCATCAAGAATTAAAATATCCGGATCCATTGCTAAAATTCCTGCAATTGCAACTCTTCGTTTTTGCCCACCTGATAAATCAAATGGTGATTTGTCTAAATATGTTTCATCTAAACCTACAATGTTTATGACTTTTTTTGAAATTTGCTTGGCTTCATCCTCGCTAATTCCAAAATTTATTGGTCCAAAAATAATATCTTTTTCAATCGTTTCTTCAAATAATTGATATTCAGGAAATTGAAAAACTAACCCCGCTTTTTTTCTTAACATTTTAAGTCCACTAGGCTTATTTGCTGATGTAATTACATAATCATCAATTTCAATATTTCCACTGCTTGGAAGAAGTAGTGCATTAATATGTTGGATCAATGTACTTTTGCCACTTCCAGTTTGTCCTATAACTGCTGTAAAGCTACCGTTTTTAATATCTAAATTTACCCCTTTTAAAGCATGATAAGCAAATGGTGTACTTTCACTATATATATGCTCTACTTCTTTGAATGTAATTGACATAACTCTTTTACTAATTCCTCCATATCTAAAGTTCTACTAGTTTCAATATTTAACTTTCTTAAACTATTTGCTACCTTTAAAGCAAAAGGAATATCTAACTCATATTTGATCAAAATTTTTTCATCACTTAATATTTCTTGAGGTTTTCCAATTGCCATAACTTTACCGTTATTCATAACAATAATACGATCTGCATTTTTAGCTTCTTCAATATCATGAGTAATTGATATAATGGTCATTGTTTTTTCTTTATTTAATTTTCTTACTAAATTATTTATCTCACGCTTTCCTATAGGATCTAACATACTTGTTGCTTCGTCTAAAATAATTATTTTAGGATTCATTGCTAATATACCAGCAATCGCAACACGTTGTTTTTGACCTCCAGATAATTTTATTGGCTCATGATCTAAGAAATCTTGCATATCAACTTTACTGGCATAATTATTTATTATTTCGTCCATTTGATTTTGCGGAACACAATTATTTTCTAAACCAAACGCTATATCGTCTCGAACAGTGGCTCCTATAAATTGATTATCAGGGTTTTGAAATACAATTCCAATATTATCGCGAACTTTATATAAGTTTTCTAAAGTTAATTCAACTCCATTAACAATAATTGTTCCTTTTAATTTTTCCAATAATCCAATAATTAGTTTTGCTATTGTACTTTTACCACTACCGTTATGACCCAATATAGCAACATATTCCCCTTCAAATATATCAAAACTTATATTATTTATCGTTCTTATACCCTCTCTATATTCAAATGATAAATTTTTTATCTCAATGATCTTTTTCATCTCTTCACCACCTATCCTGTTTTTTATAATTCTATATTCAATGAATATTTTAGTCAAGTAAAAGAAAAAGACCCTAGGGTCTTTAAGTTATTAAATTAATGTTATGATTGCCATTGGGGCATTGTCACCTTTACGATTGTAAGTTTTTAAGATACGTGTGTATCCTCCTTTTACATCTTTATATTTAGGTGCTACATCATCAAATAATTTTTGTACAGCAGTTTTTCCTGTTGATTCATCAATTACATTATGTAATACAGCAGCAGCTTGACGTCTTGCATGTAAGTCGCCACGTTTACCTAAAGTAATTAATTCTTCAACAACAGAACGAACTTCTTTAGCTCTAGTTTCTGTTGTTTCTAATTTACCATACATAATTACTTCTGTTGCTAGAGAACGTAACATTGATTTTCTAATGTCAGAAGTACGTCCTAATTTTCTATTTTTAGCCATGAGATTAGTGCTCCTTCCTTCGTATTTGCGAATTAATCAATAGGTTTAAACCCTAACCCTAATTCGACTAATTTTTCTTTTACTTCTTTTAATGATTTCTTACCTAAATTTCTTACTTTGATCATATCATCTTCAGACTTAGCGGCAAGATCTTGAACAGTTTGAATACCTGCTCTTTTTAAACAATTGTATGAACGTACAGATAGATCTAATTCTTCAATTGTCATATCTAATACTTTATTACTTGTATCATTTTGAGCTTCAGACATAACCTCCATATTGACTGCCATATCTGTTAACTCTACAAACATATTTAAATGTTCCACCAAAATCTTAGCAGCTAGTGAAATAGCTTCATAAGGTTTTAATGCACCATTAGTTTCTATTTCTAATGTTAGTTGATCGTATTTTGCACTTTCACCAACTCTTGTTGGTTCAACAGCATAAGATACACGTTCAACTGGTGAAAAAATTGAATCCGTTGGAATAATACCAATTGTATTAATATCTTTCTTATTTTGATCAGCGCTTATATATCCGCGATCTTTTTTTGCATATAATTCCATGTATAAGTGAGCACCTTGAGCAACATGAGCTATTACTAAATCATTTGAGATCATTGTTACTTCAGAAGGGCATTGAATATCAGCACCTGTTACAGTAGCAGGTCCCTCAACATCAATAATCATTGTTGCCGATTCATCACTATCTACATCAAAAACTAACTTTTTAAGATTTAAGATAATTGATGTAACATCTTCGACAACACCATCAACTGCAGAAAATTCATGAATTGCTCCTTGAACTTTAATTGCATAAACAGCAGATCCAGGTAAAGAAGATAAAAGAACTCGACGAAGTGAATTCCCTAATGTTGTTCCAAAACCTCTTTCTAGAGGCTCAATAACAAATTTACCATAATTATCTGTTTCATCATAATTAGCTATATTAAAATTTGCCTTTTCAAACTTTTGCATTTTTTCCCTCCTCACTAGGAATTATTATTTTTTTGATCATACAATAATTATCCACGAGGACGTTTTGGTGGACGACATCCATTATGTGGAATTGGTGTAACATCGTTAATTGAAGTTACTTCTAATCCAGCAGCTTGTAAAGCTCTCACTGCTGCTTCACGTCCTGGCCCAGGACCTTTTACACATACTTCTACAGATTTTACTCCATGATCCATAGATGCTTTTGCAGCTGCTTCAGAAGCCATTTGAGCTGCAAATGGAGTAGATTTTCTAGAACCTTTGAATCCTAATGCTCCTGCACTTGACCATGTTAATACATTACCATGTTCATCAGTAATAGTTACAATAGTATTATTGAAAGTTGAATGAACATGTGCTACACCTTTTGCAATATTTTTCTTTACACGTTTTTTTCCGCGTACTTGTTTTACTTTTGCCATTTCTAGTTCAACCTCCTATCCTATTTTTTCTTTCCTGCTATTGGCTTTGCTTTTCCTTTACGAGTACGAGCATTTGTTTTAGTTTTTTGACCACGTACAGGAAGGCCTTTACGGTGACGAATTCCTCTATAACTTCCGATTTCCATTAAACGTTTAATATTTAATGCTACTTCACGACGAAGATCACCTTCAACTTTAATTGATTCTACTTCTTTTCTAATTTTACCAATTTCATCTTCAGTTAAATCTTTAACTCTAGTATTTTCATTTATACCAACTTTAGCTAAAATTTCTTGTGCTGTTGGTTTACCAATACCATAGATATAAGTTAATGAGATAACCACACGTTTATCACGTGGGATATCAACTCCAGCAATACGAGCCATTTTATTTCCTCCTAATTAACTACTAATTAACCTTGTCTTTGTTTGTGTTTAGGGTTTTCGCAAATAACCATTACGCGCCCTTTTCTTTTGATTACTCTGCATTTATCACAGATTGGTTTTACAGATGGTCTTACTTTCATCTTGTCTACCTCCTCCTGGAAGATTTAAGTTTTATTTATGTCTAAATGTAATTCGCCCACGTGTTAAATCATATGGAGAAATTTCTACCGTAACCCTGTCCCCCGGTAAAATGCGAATGTAATGCATACGGATTTTACCAGAAACGTGAGCAAGGATTTCTACTCCATTTTCTAACGCTACTTTAAACATTGCATTTGGTAATGTTTCAAGTACCGTTGCTTCTACTTCAAGAACGTCATCTTTCTTTGCCATAGATCTCAACTCCCTTTTATTAAAGTTTTGTCAAAATTTCATACCCATTATCAGTAATAACGATTGTATGTTCATAATGTGCCGCTAAAGAACGGTCTTTTGTTACAACAGTCCAATTATCTTGTAACACTTCTGTTTCACATCCACCTAAATGAGCCATTGGCTCAATTGCAAGTGTCATCCCTGCTTTTAATCGTGGGCCACGTCCTGCCTTTCCATAATTTGGAACAGGTGGATCTTCATGAACTTCACTACCAATTCCATGTCCAGTATAATCTAGAGGAGTAGTGCATCCATGTTCTTCAAGATAAACATATATTGCATGAGAAATATCTGATAAACGATTTCCAGGTTTTACCTGTTTTAATCCAGCATATAGAGAACCTTCACATACTTCCATTAGATGTTTTGCTTTATCACTTATTTTTCCAACTGCATAAGTCCATGCGCTATCGCCATGATATCCTTTGTAGCAAGCTCCTACATCTACTGAAATAATATCTCCTTCTTTTAAAACTTGATTACTCGGTATTCCATGGACAACTACTTCATTTACCGAAGTACAAACACTATTTGGAAATCCATATAAATGAAGGAATGAAGGAGTTGCATTATTGTCACGAATCACTTTTTCACAAATTTCATCTATTTGCTTAGTTGTGATTCCAGGTACAATAACTTCTTTAAGTTTTTCATGTACTAATGCAACAATTCTTCCTGCTTCAGCCATCAATTCAATTTCTCTATGATCTTTAGTAACAATCATTATTTAACCCCCAGGCTAGCTTTGATATCCTTAAAGACGTCTTCCATAGATTGATCACCATTAATATTAGTGATTTGACCTTTCATTGTATAATAATCAATTAATGGTCTAGTTTGTTTTTCATAAGTATCAAGTCTAACCTTTACAGCTTCTTCACTTTCATCAGGTCTTTGATACAACTCACCACCACAAGCATCACAAACTCCTTCAACTTTTGGTGGATTATATTCAATGTGGAAGCTTGCTCCACATTCTTTACAAGTTCTTCTGCCAGAAAGTCTTGGAACTAAACGATCAAGTTCGATATCTAGATTAATAACTGCATCAATATTAAATTTAAATTCTTTTGCAATACTTTCTAGTTCTCTGGCTTGAATTATTGTACGAGGGAACCCATCAAGAACAAATCCATTTGGAAATTCATTTTCTTGTAAGTACTCTCTTACCATTTGAATAGTATAATCATCAGGAACAAGGTGTCCAAATTGCATAAAATATTTTGCAATAACACCATATTTTGTTTGTTCTTTAAGTGCTTTTCTAAAAATATCACCTGTAGAAATATGAGTAAGTCCATACTCTTTGACTAAATTTGCAGCTTGAGTACCTTTACCAGCTCCAGGTGGACCCATTAGGATAATATTCATGTATACGCGCCCTCTTTCTTATACTATCTTCTAATATAACCGTGATATTCTTTTCTAGTTATATGTGTTTTAATTTGTCTTACTGTTTCTAACGCTACTCCTGTTACGATAATTAATCCGGTACCACCAAGTGATAATGATGCATTAGCAGTTTGTGACCAGATAATAGGTGTAATAATTGGAATAGCTGCAATAATACATAATGATAATGAACCAACAACTGTGATTCTATTTAAAACTTTTTTAATATATGCTTTTGTATCTTCACCAGTTCTAACACCTGGTATAGAACCACCATTTTTCTTTAAATCATCACTAATTTTTTCTGCATCAATTTGTAAATTTGAATAGAAAAATGTAAATCCAATAATCATTAAAATGTATAATACAAATCCCACTGGTTCTTGATAATTGAAAATTGTATTAATCCAATTTGTAACATCACTAGTTTCCATAAAGCTAACAATTGTTCTAGGTGCTGCTAATACAGAAGAAGCAAAAATTACAGGAATAACACCTGAACTATTAATTTTAATAGGCATATGTGTTTGATCCTTTGTTCTCATTGTTGTATTAGAACTTGTTGCATAAATTATTGGTATCTTTCTTACTGCACCTTCATTAAATACAACGAAAATTACAATTGATAGATATACAATCACAAATAATGCATACCAACCAATTCCTAACCACATATCAATAGCTTTACCACTAGTATCAACTAAATTATTAAATGTTGTAATAAAACTTGTAGGTAAGTTAGATACAATACCTGTAAAGATTAATAATGAAACTCCATTACCTATACCTTTATTTGTTATTTGATCCCCTAACCATACAGCTAACATACTTCCGGCTATCATAATAATGACAACATAGATATATGTCCAAATACTTGGTTCAGATAAAATATTATATCCAGTATCAAAAGCGTATGTTAATACGCCACCTTGTAATGCTGCTAAAAATAAAGTTACATATCGCGTAACACGATCTTTTTTCTTTTTCCCTGTATTTCCTTCTTTACGCCATTGACTCAAAACAGGAATTACATCCATAGATAAAAGTTCAATAATAATCGAAGAAGTGATATAAGGTGATACCCCAAGAGAGAACAAAGAAAATCTTTCTAAAGTTCCCCCACCAATTAAATTCATAATCCCAAAAATTCCATTAGTTGCATCACTAGCGCTCAATGCACCAGTGTTGACACTAGGAATAGTAATTGCAGCACCTAAACGGTATACAAATAATATTCCTAGCGTAAAAATTACTTTTTGGCGAAGTTCACCCTTTTTGAAAACATTTTTCAAAAACGTAAACATCTTAAATCACCTCAGTTTTTCCACCAGCAGCTTCAATTGAGGCAACAGCCGATTTAGAAAATTTATGTGCTTTAACTGTAATTGCTTTTTCTAATTTACCATTACCAAGTACTTTTACACCATTTAATTCTTTTTTAATAATTCCAGCTTCTTTTAATGTCTTTGGACAAACCACTGTACCTTCTTCAAATGAATTCAATTGTTCTAAATTAACAATTGCATATTCTACTCTATTAAAGTTTGTAAATCCACGTTTTGGTAAACGCATAAATAATGGAGTTTGTCCACCTTCAAATCCTGGTTTCTTTCCACCACCAGATCTTGCACCTTGTCCTTTTTGACCTCTACCAGCAGTTTTACCAGTACCAGAACTTGTACCTCTACCAACACGTTTTCTTGCTTTACGTGCACCTTCAGTGTATTGTAATTCGTGTAGTTTCATCAGTTACACCTCCCTATTTTTCTTCTACTTTAACTAGGTGTTCAACAACTTTAATCATACCTTGAATAAATTCGTTGTTTTCTTTTTCTACAGTTTTATTTAATTTTGTTAAACCTAACGCTTTAAGAGTAGCCCTTTGTTTTGGTAAACGACCAATTGGACTTTTAACAAGCGTAATCATAACTGTTTTTGCCATTCTTTACGCCCTCCTATCCAAAAATTTCTTCAACTTTTTTATCTCTTAATTCAGCAACTTGGTTTACAGTTTTTAATGAAGCTAACCCTTCCATTGTAGCTCTAACCATATTAATTGGTGTTCTAGAACCTAATGATTTAGATAAAATATCAGTATATCCTGCTAATTCTACAACAGCACGAACTGGTCCCCCAGCAATAATTCCAGTACCTTGAGAAGCAGGTCTAATAAATACTCTACCTGATCCATAAATACCAGTTATATCATGAGGAATTGTTCCATGAATTAAAGGAACATTAATGATATTTCTTTTAGCATTTTCAGAAGCTTTTCTAATTGCATCAGGTACTTCATTTGCTTTACCAGTACCAAAACCAACTCTACCTTTTCTATCTCCGATTACAACTAACGCAGCAAAACGGAATTTACGTCCACCTTTAACTACTTTAGTTACACGGTTAATAGTAACAACACGTTCTTCAAATTCTTTTTCTTCTCTTCTAGTTCCATTGTTTCTTTGACCTTTTTTAGGTCCGTTGTTTCTTGGTCCATTGTTTCTTGGTTTACGTTGTTCCATATTGACCTCCCTCTAGAATTCTAATCCAGCCTCTCTAGCAGCTTCAGCTAGGGCTTTTACACGACCATGATAAACATATCCACCACGATCAAATACTACTTTTTTAATATTTTTTGCAAGTGCTGCTTCAGCAACAGCTTTACCTACTGCAGTTGCAGCTGCGATATTAGAACCGTTTTCTAATTTCATATTAACACTTGATGCACTAGCTAAAGTTACGCCATTTACATCATCTATGACTTGTGCATGAATATGAGCATTTGAACGGAACACGTTTAATCTTGGACATTCAGGAGTTCCACTAATTTTAGCACGAACTCTAGCATGTCTTTTTAAACGAACATCATTACGAGATTGTAATTTTGACATCTTATTTTGCTCCTTTCAAAACTACTTCTTACCAGCAGTTTTTCCTTCTTTTCTGATGATTCTTTCATCAACATATTTAATTCCTTTACCTTTATAAGGTTCAGGTTTTCTTACTTCTCTAATTTGAGCAGCAACTTGTCCAACACGTTCTTTTGAGATTCCAGAAACAACAATTTTAGTATTTGATGGAGTTTCAATAGTAACTCCTTCTTCTCCTTCGATTTCAACTGGATGAGAATATCCAATATTTAATACTAACGTATTCCCTTTCATTTGTCCACGATATCCAATACCAACAATTTCTAATTCTTTCTTGAATCCAACGTGTACACCTTCAATCATGTTTGCAAGTAATGCTCTTGTTGTACCATGTAATTGTTTATGAGTTTTTTGTTCAGTACTTC
Coding sequences:
- the rplF gene encoding 50S ribosomal protein L6, coding for MSRVGNKIINVPEGVTVDIAADNTVTVTGPKGTLVRQFSPVITIKQEENVITVARSTEQKTHKQLHGTTRALLANMIEGVHVGFKKELEIVGIGYRGQMKGNTLVLNIGYSHPVEIEGEEGVTIETPSNTKIVVSGISKERVGQVAAQIREVRKPEPYKGKGIKYVDERIIRKEGKTAGKK
- the rplO gene encoding 50S ribosomal protein L15 gives rise to the protein MKLHELQYTEGARKARKRVGRGTSSGTGKTAGRGQKGQGARSGGGKKPGFEGGQTPLFMRLPKRGFTNFNRVEYAIVNLEQLNSFEEGTVVCPKTLKEAGIIKKELNGVKVLGNGKLEKAITVKAHKFSKSAVASIEAAGGKTEVI
- the rpsE gene encoding 30S ribosomal protein S5; amino-acid sequence: MEQRKPRNNGPRNNGPKKGQRNNGTRREEKEFEERVVTINRVTKVVKGGRKFRFAALVVIGDRKGRVGFGTGKANEVPDAIRKASENAKRNIINVPLIHGTIPHDITGIYGSGRVFIRPASQGTGIIAGGPVRAVVELAGYTDILSKSLGSRTPINMVRATMEGLASLKTVNQVAELRDKKVEEIFG
- the rplR gene encoding 50S ribosomal protein L18, giving the protein MSKLQSRNDVRLKRHARVRAKISGTPECPRLNVFRSNAHIHAQVIDDVNGVTLASASSVNMKLENGSNIAAATAVGKAVAEAALAKNIKKVVFDRGGYVYHGRVKALAEAAREAGLEF
- the rpmD gene encoding 50S ribosomal protein L30, producing MAKTVMITLVKSPIGRLPKQRATLKALGLTKLNKTVEKENNEFIQGMIKVVEHLVKVEEK